Sequence from the Amaranthus tricolor cultivar Red isolate AtriRed21 chromosome 1, ASM2621246v1, whole genome shotgun sequence genome:
TACAACGTTGAGTATTTCCTTTTATAAAGAGTCACTAGCATCTTCCACACTccattaaaattaataagcCAATAACATATGTAATATGCCTCATCAATATTCAATAGTGTCTGAAGATGTCTAATACCATAGCAATTTGGAAACCTATCATAACACTAGAATTCAAAAATACTATTGATAACTGTCGTACCAACAAAACTGCATCATAATCTTTACCACCcaaaatttcaataaaattacCTTCAAGCAAGTCTACCCACAAAAGCCACAAAATATTAGAAACATGAAGTtccaaaataaaacattaaaaaatcaaGCAAAGAACACACTTTTGAGTAGTACTCAATCACTAATACAATCAACAACTAAATGAACACAATTAACAAACCCAACCATAAAAAGAACCTCTATTTCTATCTAAACACAATCAGATTAAAAcccacaaattaatattaaaaatcagGTATACCCAATAATCTTAACCACCCAAAAACCCAAGAAATTACCTTAAAAGAAGCCTTAAGTCTCTTTTCAGGATGTTTATCAACAGGCAAACTCTCATTAATCGAAATTTGAGCAAGAGCTTCTTCAACACTGTGAGCTTCAATCACATCATCATCTCTAttcttattttcaatcaatACAATCTTCTCATACTCTTGTTCTTCAGCCATTCTACTTTGTTTCTTCTTCGCCTCCTCCGCCTTAATCTTCAACTCTTCCTCTTCTTTCTCCTTCCTTCTTCGGAGCTCCGCTTCGGTTACCTTTGGCACCACTGCACCCATAACCCGGTTCGCTTTCTTATCGGGTTTGTTAAGTGATTTTTGAAGTTCCTTCTCTTCTTGCTCGGCTAACCGGCGCGCTTCGGCTTTCTTAGCGGCGGCTTCAGCGCGTTTTTGTTCATCCTCCTCTCGTTTTTTGGCGGCTTTAGATTTGGGTCCTTCGGCTTCTCGCCAGTAACTGTCTTCCTTTTGTTTGGCTACTTTGTCTTTCTTCTCGGCTTCTGCAGCGGCTTTTCGTGCCTTGGCCTCCTCAGCTTTGCTGTTTACGCCCATTTTCTTCGGCATGGTTGGAGTGTGATTTTGGGTTGTTGATTGATTTATGGGATTTTTCCAGAAATTTTGATcaagaataataaataaaacgGGTTGAGACTTGAGTTTATGGGTGGACAAGTGTTGATGGGTTTGTGCTGTTGTGTTGCGTTCAAATTACGAAGAGTAAATACCAAATAAAATTGGGCCATTAACAGTGTGAAAAATCCAAATGGGAGGTTTACAAGCAAAAGCCCAACTCTTAAAGAGGAAATCTTTACAAACTCGTCTCGTATGAGGCCGCCCTTATATGTAATTGCtcactaaaaaaattataagtttttacTTTAACACATTAGACATACATGACTCATTCTGTTAGAGACAATCTCACCATAAgatcgtctcatttaagaatttgtgaaatcttttttctttctaccgAGTCTTGTATATGATTGACTTTCATGAGACGAGCTCATACAATCAGTTCATTTTTCCAATtgatgattttaaaattatagcaGTTTTTATGACTTTTGAGAAATAGTCTCTATGAGAGACACCTCTCACAAAAGAGCAACCTATTTTCTATGTTTtaaaatacaaacaaaaatGTTATAAATAAACTCCTTTTCATAATCCACGCACGATTTTCAAGGTAACTTTCTTCTTTCCTCATGCAAAATTGCCCCCTAAAATTGCTcccaaatcattttttttttttttgacattcaTCTCTAATCAAAATTATCAATCAGAATAGATTTAATGTTCGAATTCGATAATTTTACATTTATAATCAAATCCAAAAACAATGCAATGAAATCACATGTTTGATACTTCATAAAATTTCTCTTAATTGTTATGAGATGTCAAGTTGGTGTTTAGGGCATGTCAAATATATATGCTATGTCACATAAGGGTTTATGTTAAGTAGGGATTAATGGTATGCTCAGTAAGTATTTATGGTATGTTAAGTAGAGGTTTAATGTATGTGAATGAAGGGTTTATGGTATATGAAGTAGGTCTATAGGGTATATCAAGTAAGGATATAtggtatttttaaaataagtctTTGCACTGTGTCAAATAGGGGTGTAAAGTATGTAttattaagttttctttgttaatttgtcccattaaatttatcatagttttattttagttatactTTACactcttttaaaattttcttctaACATATTTAACTTAATATTTCATCTCCTTTAGACATTTTTCTCACTTTACGATAACATATAATGAAGTATATTTTTCAGCAAGTTttatatgagactgtctcatacaagcagccaaaattatttatattataaaagaaTTAATTTAAAACTGAATCtaagcaatttttttaaataaattagaaCTAGATCAGCACATATTAAgccgtctcacagtgagacggtcttaataaagaatttgtctaTATTTTTTATCAAGTTTACCATATTTTTATTTCACAAATTGTCGTGAGAGATGGTCTTTTCGAGATGCGCATTAAATATATGGCTAAATAGCTcaatttaaagagaaaatattaaaaataaattccttattTTGAAGCCATCTATTTGAGAGACACTTTCTCATAAGAGTAATTGTATTTACTTCCATCCCATTTGGACCCGGGCTATTTCATGGAATTAGTAGGAGTATAAAAATAGCAGCTAGTTTCTTGAGAGATCATCTGTTTGAGAAACGTATCTCAAGTcgagcccattaaagattaatatataattatagtattcttaatatctacttatatcatttttaatgtttatttaccgtatccttaatgcctacttttaatatcttaaatgcctacttaccgtatccttaaccAGCCTAATTAGATATGATCTTTTAaagaaaccgtctctcacaagcaTTTTTGTAAAAATAGAGCATGCGTTAGTAAATCCACCCTTTATAATTATACGTCAGTTAAATACTTCATGATAAAGGCGCATGAAATCAAGATTATTCCTAGACAACACAAAACAACCtttttaaaacacaattaattattaaaagtatttcaTATCAAAGAATTACAATCACGAGATTTGTAATAA
This genomic interval carries:
- the LOC130798263 gene encoding uncharacterized protein LOC130798263, with the protein product MPKKMGVNSKAEEAKARKAAAEAEKKDKVAKQKEDSYWREAEGPKSKAAKKREEDEQKRAEAAAKKAEARRLAEQEEKELQKSLNKPDKKANRVMGAVVPKVTEAELRRRKEKEEEELKIKAEEAKKKQSRMAEEQEYEKIVLIENKNRDDDVIEAHSVEEALAQISINESLPVDKHPEKRLKASFKAFEEAELLRLKAEKPGLTHTQYKEMIWKLWKKSPDNPLNRVAEA